The following proteins come from a genomic window of Diadema setosum chromosome 20, eeDiaSeto1, whole genome shotgun sequence:
- the LOC140243270 gene encoding zinc finger CCCH domain-containing protein 10-like isoform X2: protein MVKTNGTANNNSEDGVCRDFLRNVCKRGGRCKFRHPEQAEIKQEMQFCHDYQNKMCTRSNCKFIHCSKEEEEYYHQTGDLPPGVEEAASKRRSTPSSSDGDVPICRDYQNGECTRASSCRYRHLSRGDLEHEERMHRRYARPYPPPPPDRYGKEYEHDRYRRWLEHSRYEDFDRMDRERLYRDRESREPREVRDREVLPPGYSRFSQDPRDLEEENALLRRKNEELRKTVADLTSTNDVLLEQNARLRALRAEATSAVLQAETHLVNSTATAASLLSQDLNLGM, encoded by the exons ATGGTTAAAACAAATGGCACAGCAAATAACAACAGTGAAGATGGAGTGTGCAGGGACTTCCTGCGCAACGTGTGCAAACGCGGCGGTAGGTGCAAGTTTAGGCATCCCGAGCAGGCCGAGATTAAGCAAGAGATGCAGTTTTGCCACGACTACCAGAATAAAATGTGCACCCGCAGCAATTGCAAATTCATTCACTGCagcaaggaagaagaagaatattacCACCAGACTGGCGATCTCCCACCCGGTGTAGAAGAGGCTGCTTCCAAAAGGCGATCTACACCCAGCTCTTCAGACGGGGATGTCCCGATTTGTCGCGACTACCAGAATGGTGAATGTACCCGTGCCAGTTCTTGTCGTTATCGACACTTGAGCCGTGGAGACTTGGAACACGAGGAGCGAATGCATCGCAGATACGCCAGGccatacccccctcccccaccagaCCGCTATGGGAAGGAGTATGAGCATGACAGATACCGACGATGGCTCGAGCATTCCAGGTATGAAGACTTTGACCGTATGGACAGGGAGCGGCTCTACCGAGATAGGGAATCCCGCGAACCACGAGAGGTTCGTGACCGTGAGGTCCTTCCACCAGGCTACAGCAGGTTTAGCCAAGATCCCCGCGACCTGGAAGAGGAAAATGCCTTACTGCGTCGCAAAAATGAAGAGCTGCGCAAAACAGTGGCCGACCTGACATCCACCAACGACGTCCTCCTAGAGCAGAATGCCCGCTTGCGCGCCTTGCGTGCAGAGGCGACCTCTGCTGTCCTGCAAGCCGAGACCCACCTGGTAAACTCTACAGCCACAGCAGCATCACTGCTGTCCCAAG ATTTGAACTTGGGCATGTAG
- the LOC140244015 gene encoding uncharacterized protein, translating to MEHYVRGPVVEVEDLEGPFLHMGVRFSEVTTMKVRNGSKIRNLLTFATKKMKEDESRSIIFTGVGQAVTKTVTCAEIMKRQMKNLHQINKAYFRKTEEIWEPKQEGLDKLRVNRQVPALAILLSKDPLEETEPGYQAPGSFEVKWTEDARKDKRRKSEQKKQSAARPHGGRQPGQQEDAKGGDNKGGTQGSMGGKSHRKKRRGDAQQPKQQEHRRTGGSKERRMGGAEGHGVGGGEGRDKGGEGRGKGGEGRGKGGEGRGKGGEGRSKGGEGRGKGGEGRGKGGEGTAVANKMETD from the exons A TGGAACACTATGTTAGAGGACCAGTGGTCGAGGTTGAAGATCTCGAGGGACCGTTTCTCCACATGGGAGTTAGGTTCAGTGAGGTGACAACGATGAAAGTCAGGAATGGCAGCAAAATTCGAAACCTGCTCACGTTTGCCACCAAGAAAATGAAG GAGGACGAATCAAGAAGCATCATTTTCACTGGGGTGGGCCAAGCCGTCACAAAGACTGTCACTTGTGCGGAGATCATGAAACGGCAAATGAAGAATCTACACCAAATCAACAAGGCATACTTCAggaa AACTGAAGAAATTTGGGAGCCAAAGCAGGAAGGTCTTGACAA GTTAAGAGTCAACAGACAGGTGCCAGCCTTAGCGATTCTCCTTTCCAAAGATCCCCTGGAGGAGACAGAACCTGG CTACCAAGCTCCAGGATCATTTGAAGTCAAGTGGACTGAAGATGCTCGCAAGGACAAGAGGAGGAAGAGTGAGCAGAAGAAGCAGTCAGCAGCCAGACCCCACGGTGGACGCCAGCCTGGACAGCAAGAGGATGCAAAGGGGGGAGACAACAAGGGTGGAACCCAGGGGAGTATGGGTGGGAAGAGCCACAGAAAGAAGAGGCGTGGCGACGCCCAGCAACCAAAGCAACAGGAGCACAGGAGAACTGGTGGTAGCAAGGAGAGGAGGATGGGTGGAGCCGAGGGGCATGGTGTGGGTGGAGGTGAGGGGAGGGACAAGGGTGGTGAGGGGAGGGGCAAGGGTGGTGAGGGGCGGGGCAAGGGCGGTGAGGGGAGGGGCAAGGGTGGTGAGGGGCGGAGCAAGGGTGGTGAGGGGAGGGGCAAGGGTGGTGAGGGGAGGGGCAAGGGTGGGGAGGGTACGGCTGTGGCAAACAAAATGGAGACAGATTGA
- the LOC140243270 gene encoding zinc finger CCCH domain-containing protein 10-like isoform X1 has translation MVKTNGTANNNSEDGVCRDFLRNVCKRGGRCKFRHPEQAEIKQEMQFCHDYQNKMCTRSNCKFIHCSKEEEEYYHQTGDLPPGVEEAASKRRSTPSSSDGDVPICRDYQNGECTRASSCRYRHLSRGDLEHEERMHRRYARPYPPPPPDRYGKEYEHDRYRRWLEHSRYEDFDRMDRERLYRDRESREPREVRDREVLPPGYSRFSQDPRDLEEENALLRRKNEELRKTVADLTSTNDVLLEQNARLRALRAEATSAVLQAETHLVNSTATAASLLSQGRSLGTSTHHTAAATAPVMYPARAAQVPIVAENAIPAPGPALREGAQLIAAPLQPGALAASMAQAQGHVVPMSVGVTASMVSYPIVSQTLRTAMS, from the coding sequence ATGGTTAAAACAAATGGCACAGCAAATAACAACAGTGAAGATGGAGTGTGCAGGGACTTCCTGCGCAACGTGTGCAAACGCGGCGGTAGGTGCAAGTTTAGGCATCCCGAGCAGGCCGAGATTAAGCAAGAGATGCAGTTTTGCCACGACTACCAGAATAAAATGTGCACCCGCAGCAATTGCAAATTCATTCACTGCagcaaggaagaagaagaatattacCACCAGACTGGCGATCTCCCACCCGGTGTAGAAGAGGCTGCTTCCAAAAGGCGATCTACACCCAGCTCTTCAGACGGGGATGTCCCGATTTGTCGCGACTACCAGAATGGTGAATGTACCCGTGCCAGTTCTTGTCGTTATCGACACTTGAGCCGTGGAGACTTGGAACACGAGGAGCGAATGCATCGCAGATACGCCAGGccatacccccctcccccaccagaCCGCTATGGGAAGGAGTATGAGCATGACAGATACCGACGATGGCTCGAGCATTCCAGGTATGAAGACTTTGACCGTATGGACAGGGAGCGGCTCTACCGAGATAGGGAATCCCGCGAACCACGAGAGGTTCGTGACCGTGAGGTCCTTCCACCAGGCTACAGCAGGTTTAGCCAAGATCCCCGCGACCTGGAAGAGGAAAATGCCTTACTGCGTCGCAAAAATGAAGAGCTGCGCAAAACAGTGGCCGACCTGACATCCACCAACGACGTCCTCCTAGAGCAGAATGCCCGCTTGCGCGCCTTGCGTGCAGAGGCGACCTCTGCTGTCCTGCAAGCCGAGACCCACCTGGTAAACTCTACAGCCACAGCAGCATCACTGCTGTCCCAAGGTAGGTCCCTCGGTACCTCTACACATCATACTGCTGCTGCGACTGCCCCCGTTATGTACCCCGCGCGTGCTGCTCAGGTTCCCATTGTTGCAGAGAATGCCATTCCGGCCCCAGGCCCTGCCCTCAGAGAAGGCGCCCAGTTGATTGCAGCTCCCTTGCAGCCAGGAGCCCTAGCAGCCTCAATGGCTCAGGCTCAAGGCCATGTAGTGCCCATGAGCGTTGGTGTTACAGCTTCTATGGTCTCTTATCCCATTGTCTCGCAAACATTGCGCACAGCTATGTCCTGA